The following are from one region of the Hemitrygon akajei chromosome 6, sHemAka1.3, whole genome shotgun sequence genome:
- the LOC140729532 gene encoding uncharacterized protein encodes MKMGSAFQKVASVLSCNSDDELSCVSNDMNEIMADRMLDACHKKIKRLPVPICSFTYVEKLYISNNKLRELPDEFQQLVNLKILALDFNKFEDVPKVVCNMQNLTRLYLGSNRLMTIPPEFRNLENLRCLWIESNYFRKFPKQLINMPSLKSLQMGDNKMKTLPEDLVKFINLRGFWIYGNRFEDFPKVLLKMEFLEILDMDKNKITEFPNMEHLSRLKLFSYDHNPTKHPPSVAVGVTLVGEGAAELLAIRAQESDENEENQEPLHSILKNGSTGLETEGSFTALECSHEGT; translated from the coding sequence ATGAAAATGGGGAGTGCGTTTCAGAAGGTCGCTTCTGTTTTATCTTGCAACTCTGATGATGAACTGAGTTGCGTTTCGAATGACATGAATGAAATAATGGCTGACAGGATGCTGGATGCTTGCCACAAAAAGATAAAGAGACTCCCAGTTCCAATATGCTCCTTTACATATGTGGAGAAGTTGTACATCAGCAACAATAAGCTTAGAGAGCTTCCTGATGAGTTTCAACAGTTGGTCAACTTAAAGATCCTAGCATTGGATTTTAACAAATTCGAAGATGTGCCTAAAGTTGTATGCAATATGCAGAACCTAACACGACTCTACCTTGGTAGCAATAGATTAATGACAATTCCTCCAGAGTTTAGGAATCTAGAAAACCTCAGGTGTCTATGGATAGAAAGCAACTATTTCAGAAAATTTCCCAAACAGTTAATTAACATGCCCAGCCTGAAATCACTGCagatgggggacaacaaaatgaaGACTTtaccagaggatctggttaaattcaTTAACCTACGTGGATTTTGGATATACGGCAACAGATTTGAGGACTTCCCAAAGGTATTACTGAAAATGGAATTTCTTGAAATCCTTGACATGGACAAGAATAAAATTACAGAGTTTCCCAATATGGAGCACCTTTCAAGACTCAAACTGTTTTCCTATGACCATAATCCTACCAAGCACCCACCGAGTGTGGCAGTTGGGGTGACATTGGTGGGTGAAGGGGCAGCAGAATTATTGGCCATCAGAGCTCAAGAAAGTGATGAAAATGAGGAAAATCAGGAGCCTCTGCATAGCATCCTCAAAAATGGCTCTACAGGACTGGAAACAGAGGGCAGTTTCACAGCCTTAGAATGCTCACACGAGGGGACATGA